One region of Gossypium raimondii isolate GPD5lz chromosome 6, ASM2569854v1, whole genome shotgun sequence genomic DNA includes:
- the LOC105774037 gene encoding WD repeat-containing protein VIP3, whose product MAKSMKLAGLKSVENAHDESVWTATWVPATNSRPPLLLTGSLDETVKLWRPDELELVRTNTGHCLGVVSVAAHPSGVIAASASLDSLVRVFDVDTNATIATLEAPPSEVWQMQFDPEGTTLAVAGGGSASIKLWDTATWRLVSTLSVPRPEGPKPSDKSSSKKFVLSVAWSPDGRRLACGSIDGTISIFDVPRAKFLHHLEGHYMPVRSLVFSPEPDGRKLYSASDDGHVHVYDAEGKAIIGAMSGHSSWVLSVDVSPDGEAIATGSSDKTVRLWDFKMRAAIQTMSNHTDQVWAVAFRPGGGGRLASVSDDKSISLYHCS is encoded by the exons ATGGCGAAATCAATGAAACTGGCGGGCCTCAAATCCGTGGAAAACGCCCACGACGAGTCGGTTTGGACTGCAACATGGGTTCCCGCCACCAACTCCCGCCCGCCCCTCCTCTTAACCGGCTCACTCGACGAAACCGTCAAGCTGTGGAGGCCCGACGAGCTCGAGCTCGTGCGCACCAACACCGGTCACTGCCTCGGCGTCGTTTCGGTGGCTGCCCATCCTTCAGGTGTCATCGCTGCCTCCGCCTCGCTCGACAGTTTGGTTCGCGTGTTTGACGTTGACACCAACGCCACTATTGCCACTCTCGAAGCTCCGCCTTCCGAGGTCTGGCAAATGCAATTCGATCCCGAG GGTACAACACTTGCTGTTGCTGGTGGGGGTAGTGCATCAATCAAGCTGTGGGACACTGCAACATGGAGGTTGGTTTCAACTTTATCAGTCCCTCGTCCTGAAGGACCGAAGCCCTCTGATAAAAGCAGTAGCAAGAAGTTTGTACTATCCGTTGCATGGAGTCCTGATGGACGACGACTTGCTTGTGGCTCAATTGATGGCACAATTTCCATTTTTGATGTACCTCGTGCCAAATTTCTACATCACCTTGAAGGCCATTACATGCCGGTTAGGTCTCTTGTGTTTTCTCCTGAACCTGATGGACGGAAGCTGTACTCAGCATCTGATGATGGTCATGTGCATGTCTATGATGCTGAGGGGAAAGCTATAATTGGGGCAATGTCAGGTCATTCTAGCTGGGTGTTGAGTGTGGATGTAAGCCCCGATGGTGAGGCTATTGCAACTGGCTCAAGTGACAAAACTGTAAGACTATGGGATTTTAAGATGAGAGCAGCTATACAGACAATGAGTAATCACACAGATCAAGTCTGGGCTGTGGCGTTTCGACCTGGTGGAGGGGGTCGCCTTGCTAGTGTGTCAGATGACAAGAGTATATCATTGTATCATTGTTCCTGA